Sequence from the Janthinobacterium lividum genome:
GCCAGCCTTGCGCGCGCGGCGGCGCTTGTCTTCGCGCACGAGCCACCAGGTGATGCCGGCCACCATCAGGGCCAGCGCAAACCACGTCAAGGCATAAACCAAATGGTTGTTGTGGAAGGAAATCACGGTCAGGCCGCCGACAGGGGCGTCGCTGGCCGTTTCCGATTTTTCCTTCGCATCGACAAAATATGGCGCCACATTGGTCAGCATGTGCGAGGCGCCGATGGCGGCCACGTCGCGCGAATACCAGTGCTGCGTGGCAGGACTGTTTTCGCGCAGGAAACCGCCGCCCGTCTCGCTGACGCGCAGCAAGCCGTCGACGTGCACGATGCCGGCCGGCGTGCTGGCGGCGATGCCTTCGCGTTTCGGCACGAAGCCGCGGTTGACCAGCACGGTGCTGCCGTCGGCCAGGCGCAATGGCGTGATCAGCCAATAACCGCTGCCCAGTGCCGTCGTTGCCTGCACCAGGGTATTGAAAATGGGGAGATACGTTCCGGAGAGTCGCACATGGCGGTATTCATCCGTTTGCTGCGTGACACTGGCCCAGGCTG
This genomic interval carries:
- a CDS encoding SURF1 family protein: MMSNTRPSNTGRAPGAASQDAAPGPRGMVVRYALALLAGILFAGFCALGTWQVKRLFWKLDLIERVEQRVHAPATDAPGPAAWASVTQQTDEYRHVRLSGTYLPIFNTLVQATTALGSGYWLITPLRLADGSTVLVNRGFVPKREGIAASTPAGIVHVDGLLRVSETGGGFLRENSPATQHWYSRDVAAIGASHMLTNVAPYFVDAKEKSETASDAPVGGLTVISFHNNHLVYALTWFALALMVAGITWWLVREDKRRRARKAGLSQQHLDQSQESYHAGQD